A part of bacterium genomic DNA contains:
- a CDS encoding aminotransferase class III-fold pyridoxal phosphate-dependent enzyme gives MDRDKATPCIKVVPPGPNARKWASFHQRHASHSTYFYDFVWDRSKPAIGPFCTDVDGNVIMDFVSHVASSPLGYNHPELLELTRMLSSVEPDRYAGTDFVGGFGEDPEKSPVPTPSHLHYKLMEITKPFGFDTAFLSNSGAEAVENAVKICYQHRKNFGYGFCFSGAFHGRTLGALSLNRSKRAHRNWFPEIPKILELPFCRCGSVCDCGWLLTTIRRKGRMSKLAQVLDPEIGIIAPEEVAFIIVEPILGEGGYDLPSNGFLEEVARVAKLYQIPLICDEIQTGLGRTGRWWACEHFGIVPDIITSAKALKVGATLGRRELFPQEPLRISSTWGEGNAISSAVGYRTIEIIERDGLLENARLMGEYFLGGLRELSSRYPFMFHPRGLGLMLAFSVEKEEWRNQILRRAFQKGLLLIGCGFESIRILPPMDVRKREIDLALEILESVLAEVVL, from the coding sequence ATGGACAGAGACAAAGCAACACCCTGTATAAAGGTCGTGCCCCCTGGGCCCAATGCCAGAAAATGGGCTTCTTTCCATCAGCGTCACGCAAGCCATTCAACCTATTTCTATGACTTTGTATGGGACCGCTCCAAGCCGGCAATCGGCCCTTTCTGCACTGATGTGGACGGCAATGTGATAATGGATTTTGTGAGTCATGTGGCCAGCAGCCCCTTGGGATACAATCACCCTGAACTCCTGGAACTCACCAGAATGCTCTCATCCGTGGAGCCAGACAGGTATGCAGGCACCGACTTTGTGGGCGGATTCGGAGAGGACCCCGAGAAGAGCCCGGTTCCCACACCCTCCCACCTTCATTACAAGCTGATGGAGATCACCAAGCCCTTTGGTTTTGACACGGCTTTCCTGAGCAATTCAGGTGCCGAAGCCGTGGAGAATGCGGTGAAGATTTGCTACCAGCACAGAAAGAACTTCGGATACGGGTTTTGTTTCAGCGGAGCCTTCCACGGCAGAACCCTGGGGGCTCTTTCCTTGAACAGAAGCAAGAGGGCGCATCGCAATTGGTTTCCTGAGATTCCCAAGATATTGGAGCTGCCCTTTTGCCGCTGCGGCTCCGTGTGCGATTGCGGCTGGCTTCTGACCACCATCAGACGCAAAGGCCGAATGAGTAAGCTGGCCCAGGTTCTGGATCCTGAGATCGGCATAATCGCCCCGGAGGAGGTAGCCTTCATCATAGTGGAGCCCATACTTGGGGAAGGCGGTTATGATCTGCCCAGCAATGGGTTTCTTGAGGAAGTGGCCAGGGTGGCCAAGCTTTATCAGATCCCCCTCATCTGTGACGAGATCCAGACCGGGCTTGGCCGTACAGGGAGGTGGTGGGCCTGTGAGCACTTTGGAATAGTCCCCGACATAATCACCTCGGCCAAGGCTCTGAAGGTGGGAGCCACCTTGGGCCGTAGAGAGCTCTTCCCACAGGAACCATTGCGGATCTCCAGTACTTGGGGGGAGGGCAATGCCATCAGCTCGGCTGTGGGCTACCGGACCATAGAGATCATAGAAAGGGACGGACTGCTGGAAAACGCCAGGTTGATGGGAGAGTATTTTCTAGGGGGGCTGAGGGAACTTTCCTCACGCTATCCCTTCATGTTCCATCCAAGGGGTCTGGGCCTCATGCTGGCCTTCTCTGTGGAAAAAGAGGAATGGAGAAACCAGATCCTGCGAAGGGCCTTCCAAAAAGGGCTTCTTCTCATAGGGTGCGGGTTCGAATCAATACGGATTCTGCCGCCGATGGATGTTAGAAAAAGGGAGATAGATCTTGCCCTTGAGATATTGGAATCTGTCCTGGCAGAGGTGGTCCTGTGA